The Primulina huaijiensis isolate GDHJ02 chromosome 12, ASM1229523v2, whole genome shotgun sequence genome has a window encoding:
- the LOC140990137 gene encoding protein IQ-DOMAIN 6-like, which produces MGASGKWVKALIGLKKPAKDDYYEKLGEKSSKWRLWRKSSLGDFGASSWKSFRRNGRFVGGSECSFDSMSLKNNNDAFTAAVAALIVFYWTLQDGWCGSRGTLEEIKAKIHMRQEGAFKRERAIAYSLAQKQQKSSQSIDSRVKNNQLDKKSWGWSWLERWMAAKPWETRLMEQSNKHASCKTPLSKTSIESTKRNIHPRSAEPTLVKVRKNNISTRISAKPPPILGEAANHSSSSPSSDFRHEESSTSSSIITTPISRNNVTSDITEDSNNNYNKRSYMNLTEATKAKQKINRVKKKSMEEFQFLQKSMACRKPSDGRSRV; this is translated from the exons ATGGGTGCTTCGGGGAAGTGGGTTAAAGCATTGATAGGACTCAAGAAGCCTGCAAAAGATGACTACTAT gaAAAGTTGGGGGAGAAGAGCAGCAAATGGAGGTTATGGAGGAAGAGTTCTTTGGGGGATTTTGGTGCGTCCTCGTGGAAAAGTTTCAGAAGAAATGGGAGATTTGTTGGCGGCTCGGAGTGTTCATTTGATTCTATGTCACTGAAGAACAATAACGATGCATTCACTGCCGCAGTGGCTGCT ttaattgttttttattgGACTCTTCAGGATGGGTGGTGTGGAAGTAGAGGAACTCTTGAGGAGATTAAGGCAAAGATACACATGAGGCAAGAGGGAGCTTTCAAGAGAGAAAGGGCAATTGCATACTCTCTCGCTCAAAAG CAGCAGAAGTCAAGCCAAAGCATTGATTCTCGGGTGAAAAACAACCAATTGGATAAAAAAAGCTGGGGTTGGAGCTGGCTAGAACGTTGGATGGCTGCAAAACCTTGGGAAACCAGGCTAATGGAGCAATCGAACAAGCATGCTTCTTGCAAAACTCCACTTTCCAAAACCTCCATAGAGTCCACCAAAAGAAATATTCATCCAAGATCAGCCGAACCAACTTTAGTGAAAGTCAGGAAAAACAACATCAGTACAAGAATATCAGCAAAGCCGCCACCCATATTAGGAGAAGCTGCTAATCATTCATCTTCCAGCCCGAGTTCTGATTTTAGGCACGAAGAAAGCTCGACTTCGTCATCCATTATCACTACTCCAATTTCAAGAAACAATGTTACTTCAGATATAACAGAAGATAGCAACAACAACTATAATAAACGAAGCTATATGAACTTGACGGAAGCGACCAAGGCAAAGCAAAAGATCAATAgggttaaaaaaaaatccatggaAGAATTTCAGTTTCTTCAAAAGTCGATGGCTTGTAGAAAGCCGAGTGATGGGAGATCACGGGTTTAA
- the LOC140990710 gene encoding cytokinin riboside 5'-monophosphate phosphoribohydrolase LOG8-like — translation MESVGSKFKKICVFCGSQPGHRKVFSDAATDLGNELVNRKIDLVYGGGSVGLMGLISQRVFDGGCHVLGVIPKALVPFEISGEAVGDVRIVSDMHERKAEMAKEAEAFISLPGGYGTMEETMEMITWAQLGIHKKPVGLLNVDGYYDLLLNLFDKGVEEGFIKPSARQIVISAPTANQLLTKMEQFAPYNDNVAPRESWQMEQLGSYTPVRKSK, via the exons ATGGAAAGCGTGGGTAGCAAGTTCAAGAagatttgtgtattttgtggaagTCAGCCTGGCCACAGGAAAGTCTTCAGTGATGCTGCTACTGACTTGGGAAATGAACTG GTAAATAGGAAGATAGATTTGGTGTACGGTGGCGGAAGCGTCGGGTTGATGGGGTTAATTTCTCAGAGAGTCTTTGATGGCGGTTGCCATGTTCTTGG AGTAATTCCCAAAGCTCTAGTTCCCTTTGAG ATATCAGGCGAAGCTGTTGGAGATGTGAGAATCGTTTCAGATATGCATGAGCGTAAAGCTGAAATGGCTAAAGAGGCTGAAGCTTTCATTTCCCTTCCTG GAGGATATGGAACTATGGAAGAGACTATGGAAATGATAACTTGGGCACAACTCGGAATTCATAAAAAACCG GTTGGTTTGCTAAATGTTGATGGTTACTATGATTTGTTGCTCAATTTGTTCGACAAAGGTGTTGAAGAAGGCTTCATCAAACCAAGTGCTCGGCAAATAGTCATTTCTGCTCCTACCGCCAACCAGCTTTTGACTAAGATGGAG CAATTTGCTCCTTACAACGACAACGTCGCCCCGCGTGAAAGCTGGCAAATGGAGCAACTGGGTAGTTACACACCTGTAAgaaaatcaaaatga